The Halostagnicola larsenii XH-48 region TCATATTCTTCGCCCACGATCGGGGAACGCACGGCGATCCGACTCGAGATGGAAGTACCCAGGTCGCAATTCGCGTGAGAACAGTGACCTAAGAACGGAGGGGAGCCGGTCACTGCTGTAACAATCCCAGGATCCGAGCCCGGACATCGTCGGCGGATTCGTACGATTCGTCGCCGACCGGCCGCAGTACCTCCGCGACGGATTTCGGTCCGTTCTGTGCGTCTATCTCACTGTCACCGTAGGCCTCGAGTACGTCGTCGGTGGTTGCCGGATACTCCAGCGTCTCGAGTTCGTCGTCTAGTTCGCCGAGTCGATCGGTGGATTCGGGGTCGATCGGTTCGGGTTCGTCGGCGCGGTCGCGCGCTTCCTCGAGTTCTCGCTTTCGCTGGCGGCGCTCTGCGTCGTCGGCCTTTTTGTCTCGTGCGTTCTTGTCGTCTGCCATCCCCTATTGTAGGGTGGCGAACGTTATAACGCTGTGTGGCCTGATGGGCGACAAAGATATCCAAAAGTGAACTGAGCGACGATATCGTTCGAGTAGCCTG contains the following coding sequences:
- a CDS encoding DUF5789 family protein, with amino-acid sequence MADDKNARDKKADDAERRQRKRELEEARDRADEPEPIDPESTDRLGELDDELETLEYPATTDDVLEAYGDSEIDAQNGPKSVAEVLRPVGDESYESADDVRARILGLLQQ